In Deinococcus arcticus, a genomic segment contains:
- a CDS encoding tubulin-like doman-containing protein yields the protein MADNMRVFKTLVIGLGSTGTEILEALAERIDWEVGGLSRAPWVQFLAIETDVAHQNRFNGTDDFKTLSVPATAWRDMLRNPENYESSIALEKWADLDTLAQLPAQSIDSGAGHIRMVGRLALLYPPNYNEIKNAINQRLARLRNLTDAQAKTALNTNNAGLEMNVQFAVNEASGQTGVRVIVVGTLCGGTCSGTANDVGILLRTILEEEEKTLGMFTLPHPGLGIAQKPDAEIWKTNAYHALAEMNQYHLHNDKERYVTIKYPDKPDGASILPHDAMPFDLVYLLRPNSTESTDLARLSNAIADRMFLNVFVPETDPMAYMVNAGPVSVQQGRAFAFSTFGLSTIEYPMRRILEALKYRTLVHAVDRWKDRKYEGRLDEDLDALGLTVPALTESLLLDSSGATIRASLDAKKNEVMRAARSGNPQAARKAVEELRSAFNKETGEGLRGLVHSTVHDNRRRAAESILENVRGLVSRRLLDYDQGPNALMEVMQAVQPRLGELRGWEPGEGKSGGANGVLDQMEAIRTNTLLGLFFLKGKANQQQLPALSRALDDEVKSRINNKIREALQDRGSGQRAEAGTLSIIEEDTQKIARRLMSLRKRLTNQADHWRAARAKLENDTAAVNGLSLFEPSPNGTVDKEEELAINDRQKEAHAARLIRSWEALNRGVMPGVNDPDWLLGPWAIGQDNFERAQLNALEQMAVEPFEATLRSSGKDVVRRLYDQRSPSFDPKSQAMHAASHAELFLQLNEPLGQTDPMSPLPRRKLLVGMNMTDEFKQAIQPWVNKSPEAKTVTGIDPYRVVMLEEWYRFALRGANDVRDLSYSQPKRFNTYFTRKRSDIDWTPINDAEIRKLEDAEHLMVLSALHGVTRLSGGHLVMDWPQQPGEPNEAEKRVRKLPGKFGKAARKLAFETHDSSRPGKSLTNAATYLKSEMAARTKALVNRYATPQEGRRAYVEWLHNEMKTGAARAVQDWNDMAAQATLMRHLTADDELRQALLETFPPDENLVSGLYKEKGERLPRGRSAPRDGYYCKECGGPVGETFDEVIKNGLLCSYHPDGTNHPFGMPYSPLG from the coding sequence ATGGCGGACAACATGCGGGTTTTCAAGACGCTGGTCATTGGCCTTGGCAGCACCGGCACAGAAATTCTGGAAGCGCTGGCCGAGCGAATTGACTGGGAGGTCGGTGGCCTGAGCCGCGCACCCTGGGTGCAGTTCCTAGCCATCGAAACTGATGTGGCGCACCAGAACCGGTTCAACGGCACAGACGATTTTAAAACCCTGAGTGTGCCGGCCACAGCTTGGCGTGACATGCTGCGGAACCCTGAAAACTATGAGTCCAGCATCGCGCTGGAGAAATGGGCTGACTTGGACACGTTGGCGCAACTGCCAGCACAGAGCATCGACTCCGGCGCCGGGCACATTCGCATGGTGGGCCGCCTGGCCCTGCTCTACCCACCGAATTACAACGAGATCAAAAACGCCATCAACCAGCGCCTGGCACGCCTGCGCAATCTGACCGACGCCCAGGCGAAGACGGCGCTGAACACCAACAACGCCGGTCTCGAGATGAACGTGCAGTTCGCTGTGAACGAAGCCAGTGGTCAGACGGGCGTGCGCGTGATCGTCGTTGGCACACTCTGCGGCGGTACCTGCAGCGGAACCGCGAACGACGTTGGCATTCTGCTGCGGACCATCCTGGAAGAGGAAGAAAAGACGCTTGGCATGTTCACGTTGCCCCATCCGGGCCTGGGCATCGCGCAGAAACCAGACGCCGAGATCTGGAAGACAAACGCCTATCACGCCCTGGCGGAAATGAACCAGTACCATCTGCACAACGACAAGGAACGGTACGTCACGATCAAGTACCCGGACAAACCCGACGGCGCCAGCATCCTGCCGCACGATGCGATGCCGTTTGACCTCGTCTACCTGCTTCGTCCAAACAGCACCGAAAGCACAGATCTCGCGCGCCTCTCGAATGCCATTGCGGACCGGATGTTCCTGAACGTCTTTGTGCCAGAAACCGATCCAATGGCGTACATGGTGAATGCCGGTCCAGTTAGTGTGCAGCAGGGCCGGGCATTTGCGTTTTCTACGTTCGGGCTGTCGACCATTGAATATCCGATGCGGCGCATTCTGGAAGCGCTGAAGTACCGGACGCTCGTGCACGCTGTGGACCGGTGGAAGGACCGGAAGTACGAAGGTCGGCTGGATGAAGATCTTGATGCGTTGGGACTGACAGTCCCTGCACTCACGGAGTCATTGCTGCTTGACAGCTCAGGGGCCACCATTCGCGCGAGTCTGGACGCGAAGAAGAACGAGGTCATGCGTGCGGCGCGGTCTGGGAACCCCCAGGCGGCGCGCAAAGCCGTTGAGGAACTGCGCTCAGCTTTCAACAAAGAAACGGGAGAAGGCCTGCGCGGACTGGTGCACAGCACCGTGCACGACAACCGGCGCCGCGCGGCCGAGAGCATCCTGGAGAATGTGCGGGGACTGGTCAGCCGGCGGCTGCTGGACTACGACCAGGGGCCGAACGCGCTGATGGAAGTGATGCAGGCCGTGCAGCCGCGCCTGGGCGAACTGCGTGGCTGGGAGCCGGGCGAAGGCAAGTCCGGCGGCGCCAACGGTGTCCTGGATCAGATGGAAGCCATCCGGACCAACACCCTGCTGGGCCTCTTTTTCCTCAAGGGCAAGGCCAATCAACAGCAGTTGCCGGCCTTGAGCCGAGCGCTGGATGACGAGGTGAAGTCAAGAATCAACAACAAAATTCGGGAAGCCCTGCAGGACCGGGGGTCCGGGCAACGCGCTGAAGCGGGCACGCTGAGCATCATCGAAGAGGACACCCAGAAAATTGCCCGGCGGCTGATGAGTCTGCGCAAGCGCCTGACCAACCAGGCAGATCATTGGCGCGCCGCACGCGCCAAACTGGAGAACGATACGGCCGCCGTGAACGGACTGTCGCTGTTTGAGCCTTCCCCGAACGGCACGGTCGATAAGGAAGAGGAACTGGCCATCAACGACCGGCAGAAAGAAGCGCATGCGGCGCGACTGATTCGTTCGTGGGAGGCGCTCAACCGGGGCGTCATGCCAGGTGTTAATGACCCGGACTGGTTGCTTGGTCCGTGGGCCATTGGGCAGGACAATTTTGAGCGTGCACAGCTGAACGCGCTGGAGCAGATGGCTGTGGAGCCGTTTGAAGCCACGCTGCGCAGCAGTGGCAAGGACGTCGTCCGCCGTCTGTATGACCAGCGCAGCCCCAGCTTCGACCCGAAGAGTCAGGCCATGCACGCTGCGTCTCACGCGGAGTTGTTCTTGCAGCTGAATGAGCCTCTCGGACAGACGGATCCCATGAGTCCGCTGCCGCGCCGCAAGCTCCTTGTTGGGATGAACATGACCGACGAGTTCAAGCAGGCCATCCAGCCCTGGGTGAACAAGTCCCCTGAGGCGAAAACGGTGACCGGCATCGATCCGTACCGGGTGGTCATGCTTGAGGAGTGGTACCGGTTTGCCTTGCGCGGGGCAAACGACGTGCGTGACCTGTCCTACAGCCAACCCAAGCGCTTCAATACCTACTTCACCCGCAAGAGGAGCGACATTGACTGGACGCCCATCAATGACGCGGAAATCCGCAAACTGGAGGATGCCGAGCACCTCATGGTGCTCTCGGCCCTTCACGGCGTCACCCGACTGAGCGGTGGCCACCTCGTGATGGATTGGCCGCAACAGCCTGGCGAGCCGAACGAAGCTGAAAAGCGTGTGCGAAAACTGCCGGGTAAATTTGGCAAAGCTGCGCGGAAACTCGCGTTTGAAACCCACGATAGCTCCCGACCCGGCAAGAGCTTGACCAACGCCGCCACCTACCTCAAAAGCGAGATGGCCGCGCGAACAAAAGCCCTTGTGAACCGGTACGCCACCCCGCAGGAGGGACGCCGGGCCTACGTAGAATGGCTGCACAACGAGATGAAGACAGGCGCGGCGCGCGCCGTTCAAGATTGGAACGACATGGCGGCCCAGGCCACCCTGATGCGGCACCTGACGGCGGATGACGAGCTCAGGCAGGCCCTGCTGGAGACCTTCCCGCCGGACGAGAATCTTGTGTCTGGGCTGTACAAGGAAAAAGGCGAGCGCCTTCCCCGGGGCCGCAGTGCACCTCGGGATGGGTATTACTGCAAAGAGTGCGGCGGTCCGGTGGGCGAGACCTTTGATGAAGTCATCAAAAATGGCTTGCTGTGCAGCTATCACCCCGACGGCACGAACCATCCCTTCGGCATGCCCTACAGCCCGCTTGGTTGA
- a CDS encoding excalibur calcium-binding domain-containing protein → MNFKNWGFSALLWGILAVSGAATAAQAVTTSKVNLRQYLGSVSRVIAVLPANAALTVQFCTGGWCKVTYGRFYGYVAQTYLRMMPSGPRLNSVPSASRSALYFANCGAARAAGKAPLFRGSPGYRAALDRDGDGRACE, encoded by the coding sequence ATGAATTTCAAGAATTGGGGTTTTAGCGCTTTGCTATGGGGCATTCTGGCGGTGAGTGGAGCAGCGACTGCGGCGCAGGCAGTTACAACATCGAAAGTCAATCTCCGGCAGTACCTGGGGTCTGTGTCACGCGTAATTGCTGTACTTCCAGCCAATGCAGCATTGACTGTTCAGTTCTGTACTGGCGGATGGTGCAAGGTGACATACGGGCGTTTCTACGGTTATGTTGCTCAGACTTACTTGCGGATGATGCCAAGCGGCCCGCGCCTTAACAGCGTGCCGTCCGCCTCGCGGTCAGCGCTTTATTTCGCCAACTGCGGTGCGGCGCGGGCTGCTGGCAAAGCGCCCTTGTTCCGGGGTTCTCCGGGCTACCGTGCGGCTCTCGATCGGGATGGCGATGGAAGAGCATGTGAGTAA
- a CDS encoding MotA/TolQ/ExbB proton channel family protein, which produces MNELLISMIRLRPEGWLTVVLVMLPLLVYFVLALARAAATQRRERQRLRLVRQAISAALDTDDPPESDEVAEDALGTVRDFPASSAVRQAVVAVARSRTLATPDLQAATVAVTAASEGELASVRNVPNLLMLTGLLGTVMGLAGSLGTLVKPIRNAAKATEPGQLAGALADTMGVMQGAFGASLWGILLSLLAGIAYALAARKQEAFQDELSSFVHAELVPATFPRTITSQMERMGRYLRDAGNSFQDIHKRLQEVAGQLETVLGQAGTTLGQSLEQLSSTSTQIEKVFGSMDESVQQLTAGLNQGVSDLVQAQESAATSLRASSREMEAHLTAQATSISRLQDTVTSQTSTLLERVGTVGDALGRASGKFEQAGEVFQTEQSNYAARLDRNFEQLTKALTQRKLDPAGVSGD; this is translated from the coding sequence ATGAACGAACTTCTGATTTCCATGATTCGCCTTCGGCCCGAAGGCTGGTTGACTGTCGTCCTGGTCATGCTGCCCCTGTTGGTGTATTTCGTGCTGGCCCTGGCCCGGGCAGCCGCCACACAACGCCGCGAGCGGCAGCGGTTGCGGCTGGTCCGGCAGGCCATCAGCGCGGCGCTCGACACGGACGATCCACCTGAGTCGGATGAGGTTGCAGAAGACGCGCTGGGAACCGTGCGTGACTTCCCGGCGTCCAGCGCTGTGAGGCAGGCCGTTGTGGCCGTGGCGCGCTCCCGCACCCTGGCCACACCTGACCTGCAGGCCGCCACTGTGGCCGTGACGGCCGCCAGTGAAGGCGAACTGGCCAGTGTCCGCAACGTGCCGAACCTCTTGATGTTGACCGGGCTCCTGGGTACCGTGATGGGGCTGGCGGGCTCGCTTGGCACCCTCGTTAAACCTATCCGCAACGCAGCAAAAGCCACTGAACCTGGGCAACTGGCCGGCGCACTTGCGGACACCATGGGCGTGATGCAAGGTGCGTTCGGGGCAAGCCTGTGGGGCATTCTGCTGAGCCTGCTGGCCGGCATTGCCTACGCGCTGGCGGCCCGCAAGCAAGAAGCGTTTCAGGACGAACTGTCGTCCTTTGTGCACGCCGAACTTGTGCCGGCCACATTTCCCAGAACCATCACGTCACAAATGGAACGCATGGGACGGTACCTGCGGGATGCAGGCAACAGTTTTCAGGACATTCATAAGCGCCTACAGGAGGTGGCGGGTCAGCTGGAGACGGTGCTCGGTCAGGCCGGCACAACCCTGGGGCAAAGCCTTGAGCAGCTGTCGAGCACCAGTACGCAGATTGAGAAGGTGTTCGGCAGTATGGACGAGTCCGTCCAGCAACTGACTGCGGGCTTAAACCAGGGGGTCAGTGACCTCGTTCAGGCGCAGGAAAGTGCCGCAACCTCCCTGCGGGCCAGCAGCCGAGAGATGGAAGCCCACCTGACAGCACAGGCCACCAGCATCAGCCGCCTGCAGGACACGGTGACCTCACAGACCAGCACCCTACTTGAACGGGTCGGCACGGTCGGCGACGCGCTTGGGCGAGCCAGTGGGAAGTTCGAGCAGGCGGGCGAGGTGTTTCAGACTGAGCAGAGCAACTACGCTGCCCGGCTGGACCGGAATTTTGAGCAGCTCACCAAGGCATTGACCCAAAGGAAGCTCGACCCGGCTGGAGTCAGTGGTGACTGA
- a CDS encoding OmpA family protein — MTRSRLQAEANPYIAFSDLALNLVFVLIFFVGGILAVGQAGWEQVRYRNAQESVVRAVKQAPLTVRPVLLSPAQRNDPPGAQRWVYRSQGMFVGDTATLSPAGQATLISFARVLRAQGKHWKRVRIEGHTQTSKPNDPERWDLSAARASAVAQAFYRLGGVPPNRLAVAARGGQTPYAGRKFEPRNERVEIVVEYAQKSVPSP; from the coding sequence ATGACCCGCTCACGCCTCCAGGCAGAGGCCAATCCTTACATTGCGTTCAGCGATTTGGCGCTTAACCTCGTGTTTGTTCTTATTTTTTTCGTGGGCGGCATTCTGGCCGTCGGTCAGGCCGGCTGGGAGCAGGTGCGGTACCGGAATGCGCAGGAAAGCGTTGTTCGGGCCGTGAAACAGGCGCCCCTGACCGTCCGGCCAGTCCTGCTGTCTCCTGCGCAGCGCAACGACCCACCAGGCGCGCAACGCTGGGTATACCGGTCTCAAGGGATGTTCGTTGGCGACACGGCGACATTGTCCCCGGCCGGTCAGGCAACGCTGATCAGTTTCGCGCGCGTGCTCAGGGCGCAGGGTAAGCACTGGAAACGCGTGCGTATTGAAGGGCATACACAAACGTCAAAACCGAACGATCCTGAACGTTGGGATCTGTCCGCGGCGCGTGCGAGTGCCGTAGCGCAGGCGTTCTACCGACTTGGCGGTGTGCCGCCAAATCGGCTCGCAGTGGCGGCTCGCGGTGGGCAGACGCCCTACGCAGGTCGGAAGTTTGAGCCACGAAACGAGCGCGTCGAGATTGTAGTTGAATACGCGCAGAAAAGCGTGCCCTCCCCATGA
- a CDS encoding radical SAM protein, with amino-acid sequence MFDPLTGHRVSFGPVPDRLRAPELLDVKLTDRCSLGCTFCYQDSRPDRAHAQLDNVAFVAHQAGQAGVFEVALGGGEVSEYPHFLETLRLFRQAGVVPNFTTRRPAWVAERWASLRDLAGGFAVSVATAHEVEEVGRLFPLHARRDG; translated from the coding sequence GTGTTTGATCCGCTGACCGGCCACCGCGTCTCTTTCGGACCAGTGCCTGATCGCCTGCGGGCGCCAGAGCTGCTGGACGTCAAGCTCACAGACCGCTGCTCCTTGGGCTGCACCTTCTGCTACCAGGACTCCCGCCCGGACCGGGCCCACGCCCAGCTGGACAATGTGGCGTTCGTGGCGCACCAGGCCGGACAGGCGGGCGTCTTCGAAGTGGCGCTCGGGGGCGGCGAGGTCAGCGAGTACCCTCACTTCCTGGAAACTTTGCGGCTGTTCCGTCAGGCCGGCGTCGTTCCCAATTTCACCACACGCAGGCCCGCCTGGGTGGCGGAACGCTGGGCCAGCCTGCGTGACCTGGCGGGCGGTTTCGCGGTGTCTGTGGCGACCGCCCATGAAGTGGAGGAGGTCGGCCGGTTGTTTCCCCTCCACGCGCGGCGGGACGGGTAA